TCCTGCTGACCTCTGTGGGTTGCTGGTTCCGACATCGATTGTGTCCGGCAAGTACCTAAGACCAATCATCAAAACAATCAACACAAGTTGTAAGAAACAATCAACTGATCCATCAAAGCACTGAAACTTACATTTCATCCTCTTCTCCACTCTTCATTGCATTCTTGGTAATACAAAAGAATGCGTCTTCAACATTGGTGCCTTCTTTAGCAGAAGTTTCATAGTAGGGGATGTTTCCTTTTGAAGCACACCAAGCTCGAGCCTTCTTCTCTGAAACCACACGGCTGTTTCCACCATCTACATCGATTTTGTTACCGATGACAACAAAAGGGAAGTTCTCTGGATCAGATGGGCTCGCCTGTAAAAAATCACAATAAACCACGCATTAGTTGCATTGAGTAAAGACAAATGGAGCATGAATCTGTGtatacacacacatacataCCTGAATCAGAAACTCTTCCCTCCAGTTATTGAGATCCTCAAATGATTTCGCGGAGTTGACATCATAGACAAGTACACAGCAATCAGCACCGCGATAAAAAGCTACCCCAAGGCTCTGGAACCTTTCCTGACCAGCGGTGTCCCATATCTGTTAAAAATTCAAGACATTAGCTCTTATGGTCAAACAAAGAAAGTAGCATACAGAGTACTAGGATATCAATTCTTAATATAGGACAGATACTGCTAACCCTTTGTGTGTGTGTCTAACACATTTAAGGATAACATTAGAGACCATCAGTATGAACCATTCCACTATTGGAATGACGCACAAAACGCCATGAAACATTAAAAGATGACACTACTGAGGACTTAATCTCCTTTAAAGAGATTCACCAAACAAAGAGCACAGTACATCAACTAATGGGGATCAATTCTTAATCTAGGACAGACTCTGTCTAAGTGTCAACCCTTTTGTGTGTTTCCCCTATGTCTTGATCATGCCAAAGAAAGGTCTTTGAGAATCACattaaaaatcaatatgaaCCATTCCAATGTTGGTATGACCAAAAAAATCAGTCATAAAGTAATCAACTTTATTCTGCTACTTAGGAGTCACAGTCATACTAAGGGTCAGAAAGTGCAATCTAGtccaagaaaaaagaaagaaagaaagtagTTAgcttataaaaagaaaaaaacctgTAAAGTGAAAAGGCGGTCTTCATAGTGTACTTCCTTAGTCAAGAAATCGGCACCAATGGTGGCCTTGTACTGGTTGCTAAACTTCTTATTAACATATCTGAAAACGTAGTGTTAAAAGTGAAACAAGAATACAAAACTAATCTATTAACTCTGGAGAAAAGAACAGAGTCCATGGCATAACATATAGTCAtgaaacagagaagaaagaGTCCATTAGGATACTGATTCATCAAAGAGGTCTTCCCCACCCTGCAAAAACCACATGTCCAAATACGACCAAATGAGAATGGAATCACCAAAGACAACAAACCCTATTTTCTGAGATCTGATTCGATACTTCCCCATGAGACCTGAGTAAGTCTTTGATTACAAGTTTACAACTTTACAAGTTCAATTACAAGAAGCTACATAACAGACATAAACCAAAGATCTGAGAGACCAGCCCGATTCAGATCgaatacaattaattattacTCATCGAAAATACTAAAGAAGCAGATACAGAGAGAGTTGACGGACCCGCTATCGCCGAGGATGATGACTTTGAGGAGAGTTCTTCTACGGGAAGTCATCGAAACTCGGACTAGAGATGAAATCAACGATTCACGGATGGATCTCggctatctctctctctctctctaagtaAAGTCGgtgtttgttttcttcttcccttctctTCTCGCTTGTAAAGCTGTTGCTGCTCTGTCTTTTTTTAATGATACAAATAAAAAGTGATAAATATTTTGTcgtatttaataatttttttttatttgttggttTTAGTAGTTTGACTTTACAGTTTTGAGCTCTTAGAAAATGTTAAATAGCATAACGCTCTATTATGGGCCAATCAAAAAGCCTTTTTGGTCTCTTGAAGAGGACAGCTTGTATAGTTTTACCAAACCTTTTTGGCCCATAAACTATAGAAACCCCCAAAACTAAGCCTTTTTGGTATCTTGAAGAGGACAGCTTGTATACTAATGCAAGTGTTATGAATTTAAAACTTTCAACACTACGTAAATCAGACAATCTTGGATTATTAGGTTTTTGTGGGTATTCATCAAACCgaatctttttaattttatgtgaatctttttaattttatgtatgGACTACTAATGTTCTTTATTACCATTATAGATGAATGACAATATAACCAAAGTGGAATCGATctctatagttttttttgttaattatctTCTGATTTAGTGATACGAAATCATTgcttaaaaaaaaatgatatcaaaccaaaatacttttttttttctttttttgaatcaccaaaataaatatttttctaaaaaatctatatttttcctaaaatgcctttggattgttt
Above is a window of Raphanus sativus cultivar WK10039 unplaced genomic scaffold, ASM80110v3 Scaffold2643, whole genome shotgun sequence DNA encoding:
- the LOC108818804 gene encoding ras-related protein RABG3e, with protein sequence MTSRRRTLLKVIILGDSGVGKTSLMNQYVNKKFSNQYKATIGADFLTKEVHYEDRLFTLQIWDTAGQERFQSLGVAFYRGADCCVLVYDVNSAKSFEDLNNWREEFLIQASPSDPENFPFVVIGNKIDVDGGNSRVVSEKKARAWCASKGNIPYYETSAKEGTNVEDAFFCITKNAMKSGEEDEMYLPDTIDVGTSNPQRSAGCEC